The genome window GATATTTTTTACAGCATTTTTGAAAACGGCGAATGGAGCACTCCTCGCAATATAGGATATCCGCTAAACACAGTTTATGATGAAGTTTTTTCGCCCCAACAATTGACGGAAAAGAAGCATATTTTGCAACAAACTTAACTGAAGGATTCGGCGATTTGGATATTTATAAAGTTTTAATATATGAACAAACTAATAACATGGCTATTCTTAATGGATATGTAAAAGACACTACAACAAATTTAACATTAAAAAGTAAAGTTTCTATTTATGATGTAAATACAGGCGAAAAATATACTGAAACTGAATCCGATGAAAAAAATGGAGAATTTACCGCTTCACTCTTGAAAGGTAAAAAATATAAAATTGTCATTACTGCTGAAAACGGTCACGAAACTGTTGACTACGTTGATATACCTGAAGCTGAAAACAAAAAATTATCTTTTTCAAAACCTTATTATTTTAGTAATGTTGTAGCCATGAATCCCGACACAATTTTAGAGCGGATAAATGTAGGGCAAAGATTAGGTGACAGATTTGTATTACGCAATGTGTATTTTGATTTTGACAAATCTACTTTACGCCCAGAATCAGTAGATGAACTAAACAGACTTGTAATGCTATTAAAAACAATACCAGAAATGAAAATTGAAATTTCAGGACATACTGATAGCCGTGGAACTTCAAGCTATAATAAAAAATTGTCTGAAAGCAGAGCTATCGCAGTTGTAAAATTCTTAACCGAT of Bacteroidales bacterium contains these proteins:
- a CDS encoding OmpA family protein → MAILNGYVKDTTTNLTLKSKVSIYDVNTGEKYTETESDEKNGEFTASLLKGKKYKIVITAENGHETVDYVDIPEAENKKLSFSKPYYFSNVVAMNPDTILERINVGQRLGDRFVLRNVYFDFDKSTLRPESVDELNRLVMLLKTIPEMKIEISGHTDSRGTSSYNKKLSESRAIAVVKFLTDHGIDGKRLSYAGYGFDLPIATNETDAGRQLNRRTEFRITNISYNKIFDNKDLAENFNKNTNEYSDVLKEYKPRWYIIGGSFTFLKNAEKYRNEIRAKGYSNAEIVGQN